ATAGTTTTTTTTGATATGTTGGCTGCACGAGATTTATATCCAGCACAACATCAGTTCAGATAAAAACAGGGTCGGGGAAATGGCAAAGGTATCACTGGAGAAAGACAAAATTAAATTCCTGCTGGTCGAGGGCGTGCATCAAAAAGCAATCGATAGCCTTCGCGCAGCAGGTTACACCAACATCGAATTTCACAAAGGCGCGCTGGACACTGAAGAGCTGAAAGCGTCCATCCGTGATGCCCATTTCATTGGCCTGCGATCCCGTACCCAACTGACTGAAGACGTTATTGCTGCGGCAGAAAAGCTGGTGGCGATCGGCTGTTTCTGCATCGGCACCAACCAGGTCGACCTGAATGCCGCCGCAAAACGCGGTATCCCGGTCTTTAACGCCCCGTTCTCTAACACCCGTTCCGTGGCGGAGCTGGTGATTGGCGAGCTGCTGCTGCTGCTGCGCGGCATTCCGGAAGCTAACGCCAAAGCGCACCGTGGCGTGTGGAATAAGCTGGCCGCTGGCTCCTACGAAGCGCGTGGTAAAAAACTGGGTATCATCGGCTACGGCCACATCGGTACGCAGCTTGGTATTCTGGCGGAATCCCTCGGTATGCACGTGTTTTTCTACGATATCGAAAGCAAGCTGCCGCTGGGTAACGCGACGCAGGTGCAGCATCTTTCTGACCTGCTGAACATGAGCGACGTGGTCAGCCTGCACGTGCCGGAAAACGCGTCCACCAAAAACATGATGGGGGCGGAAGAGCTGGCGCTGATGAAGCCAGGCTCACTGCTGATCAACGCCGCGCGTGGTACGGTGGTCGATATCCCTGCGCTGTGCGACGCGCTGAAGCGTAAGCATCTGGCGGGGGCGGCCATCGACGTATTCCCGACGGAGCCTGCTACCAACAGCGATCCGTTCACCTCTCCGCTGTGCGAGTTCGACAACGTGATCCTGACGCCGCACATCGGCGGTTCTACGCAGGAAGCGCAGGAGAATATCGGCCTGGAAGTGGCGGGTAAGCTGAGCAAATACTCCGACAACGGTTCTACGCTCTCTGCGGTGAACTTCCCGGAAGTCTCTCTGCCGCTGCACGGTGGTCGCCGTCTGCTGCATATCCACGAGAACCGTCCGGGTGTACTGACTGCCATCAACCAGATCTTTGCCGAGCAGAGCGTTAACATCGCCGCGCAGTATCTGCAAACCAACTCGCAGATGGGTTATGTGGTCATTGATATTGAAGCGGATGAAGACATTGCCGAGAAAGCATTGCAGAGCATGAAGGCCATTCCGGGGACGATTCGCGCGCGCCTGTTGTACTGATGGTGCGGTTTGTGGTGTCGGGTGGCGCGTACGCTTACCCGACCTACAATTTTCGTGCGGTCTGTGTGTCGGGTGGCGCTTACGCTTACCCGACCTACAATGGTCGAGAATTTATGTAGGCCGGGTAAGGCGTAGCCGCCACCCGGCTTTGTTCTACCAGAGCCAGATTTTGCCGGGCGTCACCACCGCTGGCAACGGCACATCCCACTTCTCTACCGGCAAGGCTTCTACAGCCTGGCAATCATGCGCATAGCCCACCGGCTGCAACCCGTACTGCTGCCAGTTTTGCAGCGTTCTGTCATAGAAACCCCCGCCCATGCCTAATCGCTGACCCTGCTCATCAAACGCCACCAGCGGCGTAATCAGCACATCCAGCTCAGAAAGCGGCAGCACGTCACGCACGTCGAGTTTCGGCTCGGTGATTTTCAGACGATTCACCACCAGTTCGCTGTGCGGATGGTAGTGCAGAAACAGCAGATTGCCTGGGCTAAATGGATGCAGCACCGGCAGATAAACCTTTTTCCCCGCGCGCCAGAGCTGGTCGATAAGGGGTTGGGTATCCAGTTCGCCATCAAACGACAGAAACAGTGCGACGGTGTTGGCCATCACTACAGGCGGATAGGCCATCATGCGGGCGGCGGCCTGCTGCGCAAAGTGGGCTTGTTGTTCGGCACTTAAGGCGCGACGACGCTGGCGAATAAGCTGACGGATGTCCTGGCGTGAGGCAGAAACT
The sequence above is a segment of the Enterobacter hormaechei ATCC 49162 genome. Coding sequences within it:
- the serA gene encoding phosphoglycerate dehydrogenase, whose product is MAKVSLEKDKIKFLLVEGVHQKAIDSLRAAGYTNIEFHKGALDTEELKASIRDAHFIGLRSRTQLTEDVIAAAEKLVAIGCFCIGTNQVDLNAAAKRGIPVFNAPFSNTRSVAELVIGELLLLLRGIPEANAKAHRGVWNKLAAGSYEARGKKLGIIGYGHIGTQLGILAESLGMHVFFYDIESKLPLGNATQVQHLSDLLNMSDVVSLHVPENASTKNMMGAEELALMKPGSLLINAARGTVVDIPALCDALKRKHLAGAAIDVFPTEPATNSDPFTSPLCEFDNVILTPHIGGSTQEAQENIGLEVAGKLSKYSDNGSTLSAVNFPEVSLPLHGGRRLLHIHENRPGVLTAINQIFAEQSVNIAAQYLQTNSQMGYVVIDIEADEDIAEKALQSMKAIPGTIRARLLY
- a CDS encoding 5-formyltetrahydrofolate cyclo-ligase, whose protein sequence is MTQFPEVSASRQDIRQLIRQRRRALSAEQQAHFAQQAAARMMAYPPVVMANTVALFLSFDGELDTQPLIDQLWRAGKKVYLPVLHPFSPGNLLFLHYHPHSELVVNRLKITEPKLDVRDVLPLSELDVLITPLVAFDEQGQRLGMGGGFYDRTLQNWQQYGLQPVGYAHDCQAVEALPVEKWDVPLPAVVTPGKIWLW